The Mycoplasmopsis equigenitalium genome contains a region encoding:
- a CDS encoding lysylphosphatidylglycerol synthase domain-containing protein, producing the protein MSLNPLYQKWKNTDSEDENFLDSLLRLNKNKKNINETFSKGIKFINNKIVAKMGAGTNLINEYTITNIAQSYITGIEKSNNIKLEDTNGILVFFDNARNAELYSNIIARVFSDNNIKTHFISDSKSLPHTLANYTVHKNNLFGAIVLTKNVDSKDVIELAFYKKDGYHLSKKEIMAISFAMNQTNYLSLNLPSEIISYQMHHVRKTYLQDVISSYAGEQINKDIKVALAFNNRDTKDFYKFIFEKLNLKINFSNNIFFRVKTDFNNAKSMNNAMLKAKVTRSHFAMLIDHNGRGVNIAVRIKKRLRYLTPGEISTLYLKYQRMLENHKFNILNHYTNGSLTKRLAKKYNYNYEEFSEYRNAFETSDADFIAANKNKFYLQKFCYTEYDGLLFVLDFLKMVTYFQKQNLSIDQILSDLETENGFYHDSYKSERISHEAAHRFFNRIKNLTEIKKVKILNIEDISLGTLDTNNKVFKIVMDNNINLILTYSILNKRLSTHLNIISTKNQTLNQMVLLEREILEELESYKETNEVKKITFSNVFKYTFYAALLIGVFVFLFNIVWKMENSGTSILENMRIMIFQSQGTRWAFLSFIGLTIINILTSGLVTVRIMNYQGHKIKLYHAAIASFLGVVVQNITPKSVGSEIAFYWYLRRKGYDKSALLATVFASGIVWQLSNFLMTIIFAPIGLSLYWDHFSTNNANTIIFIIFLIVGLLVDTIIAAVVFIVTLSIKIQVFIVNHIIAFFQWFLFTNVYDPRTKAAKYIHDFAQIRNGIKIVFNKWWKILELVIYKWVPWILSGLAIFILSYKNAGQTILDSSKLKGGPYMTIFSALTLSRIANSFSITPGGNGTYEYFAKTLFSDIFIDTTTATQGLRNTKNDWASITTAINSIGGTFIPTLFSALLFCNIGIGEKLIDIRNKKIKNDQLINNQNTIYVQKKSVFYLVSLIIWIVALSVGLIVFVAY; encoded by the coding sequence ATGAGTTTGAACCCACTTTACCAAAAATGGAAAAATACCGATTCAGAAGACGAAAATTTTCTTGATTCTCTTTTACGTTTAAATAAAAATAAAAAGAATATCAATGAAACTTTCAGCAAGGGAATAAAGTTTATTAATAATAAAATCGTCGCTAAAATGGGGGCTGGTACCAACTTAATTAATGAGTACACTATTACCAACATTGCCCAAAGCTACATTACTGGAATCGAAAAATCTAACAATATTAAACTAGAAGATACAAATGGCATTCTAGTGTTTTTTGATAATGCAAGAAATGCTGAACTTTACAGCAATATTATTGCTCGGGTTTTTTCTGATAATAATATTAAAACCCACTTCATCAGTGACTCGAAATCGCTGCCACATACCCTTGCCAACTACACGGTTCATAAAAATAACTTATTTGGTGCGATTGTTTTAACTAAAAATGTCGATTCAAAAGATGTTATTGAGTTAGCTTTTTATAAAAAAGATGGTTACCATCTTAGTAAAAAAGAAATTATGGCAATTTCTTTTGCTATGAACCAAACAAATTACTTATCACTAAATCTTCCTAGCGAAATCATTTCATACCAAATGCATCATGTACGCAAAACATATTTGCAAGATGTAATAAGCTCGTATGCGGGCGAACAAATTAATAAAGATATTAAGGTTGCTCTTGCTTTTAATAACCGTGATACAAAAGATTTTTACAAGTTCATTTTTGAAAAATTAAATCTTAAAATCAACTTTAGTAACAATATTTTCTTCCGAGTTAAAACCGACTTTAACAACGCCAAGTCAATGAATAATGCGATGCTTAAAGCAAAAGTAACACGTAGTCATTTTGCGATGTTGATCGACCATAATGGTAGGGGTGTGAATATTGCTGTTCGCATCAAAAAACGTCTTCGTTACTTAACTCCAGGAGAGATTTCAACACTTTATCTTAAGTATCAAAGAATGCTTGAAAATCATAAATTTAATATTCTTAATCATTATACTAACGGTAGTCTTACCAAACGATTAGCTAAAAAGTATAACTATAATTATGAAGAATTCAGTGAATATCGTAACGCCTTTGAAACAAGCGACGCTGATTTTATTGCTGCTAACAAAAATAAATTTTATCTTCAAAAATTTTGTTACACGGAATATGATGGTTTATTATTTGTACTTGATTTTTTAAAAATGGTAACCTATTTCCAAAAACAAAACCTCAGCATTGACCAAATTTTAAGCGACTTAGAAACCGAGAATGGGTTTTACCACGATTCATACAAATCAGAACGTATTAGTCACGAAGCCGCACACCGCTTCTTTAATCGGATTAAAAACCTTACAGAAATTAAAAAAGTTAAAATCTTAAACATTGAAGATATTTCATTAGGAACTCTTGATACTAATAACAAAGTATTTAAAATTGTTATGGATAATAATATCAATTTGATTTTAACCTACTCAATTTTGAATAAACGGTTATCGACGCACCTTAATATTATTAGCACTAAGAACCAAACACTTAACCAAATGGTGTTGCTTGAGCGCGAAATATTAGAAGAACTTGAATCTTATAAAGAAACCAACGAAGTTAAAAAAATCACTTTTTCAAATGTTTTCAAATATACATTCTATGCCGCTTTATTAATTGGGGTCTTTGTATTCTTATTTAATATTGTTTGAAAAATGGAAAATTCAGGAACATCAATTTTAGAAAATATGCGAATTATGATTTTCCAAAGTCAAGGAACAAGATGAGCTTTCTTGTCATTTATAGGCCTAACTATCATTAACATCTTAACTTCCGGATTAGTTACTGTCCGGATTATGAATTATCAAGGTCATAAAATCAAACTTTATCACGCTGCTATTGCTTCATTTCTTGGTGTTGTTGTACAAAATATTACTCCTAAATCCGTTGGATCAGAAATCGCGTTTTACTGATACTTACGGCGTAAAGGTTACGACAAAAGCGCATTACTAGCCACCGTGTTTGCATCTGGAATAGTTTGACAGTTAAGTAATTTCTTAATGACAATTATTTTTGCCCCAATTGGTTTATCCTTGTATTGAGATCACTTTAGTACCAACAATGCAAATACTATTATTTTCATTATCTTTCTAATAGTTGGTCTTTTAGTTGATACTATTATTGCTGCCGTTGTTTTTATTGTAACGTTAAGCATTAAAATTCAAGTCTTTATTGTAAATCACATTATTGCCTTTTTCCAATGATTCTTATTTACTAATGTTTATGATCCGCGAACAAAAGCAGCGAAATATATTCATGATTTTGCCCAAATAAGAAATGGAATAAAAATCGTCTTTAATAAGTGATGAAAAATTCTTGAACTTGTAATTTATAAATGAGTTCCATGAATTCTAAGTGGATTAGCGATTTTTATTCTTTCATATAAAAACGCTGGTCAAACTATTCTTGATAGCAGCAAATTAAAAGGTGGGCCATACATGACAATCTTCTCTGCCTTAACTCTATCAAGAATTGCTAACTCGTTTTCAATTACGCCAGGTGGAAATGGTACATACGAGTATTTTGCCAAAACACTATTTTCAGATATCTTTATTGATACAACCACCGCAACACAAGGGCTTAGAAATACCAAAAATGATTGAGCTTCAATCACAACTGCTATCAACTCAATCGGTGGAACTTTTATCCCAACATTATTCTCTGCTCTCTTGTTCTGCAATATCGGAATAGGTGAAAAACTAATTGATATTAGAAATAAAAAAATAAAAAACGATCAACTTATAAACAATCAAAACACTATTTATGTACAAAAGAAATCAGTATTTTATCTCGTTTCATTAATTATTTGAATTGTTGCATTATCGGTTGGTTTAATTGTTTTTGTAGCATACTAA